TTACCCAGGAAGTAGTTCTTGCTTCATTGGGAAGAGCTGGCTTTTTTCAAGAAGCAATATTCCAAGGAGGTATCTGTCTTCGTATCTTTCATGGACTCAATAGGTTTAGTGAGGATCTAAATTTTTCTCTCATGGAACCAAACCCAAATTTTGCATGGCAATCATATCTCAAAAAAGTAATTGCAGATGTGGCTTCTTTTGGCTATGACATGGAAATATCCGACAGACACAGCACTGATAGTACTGTAAGACTTGCTTTTCTCAAAGATGATGCAGTAGGTAAAGTCCTCCAACTGAACTATGTCGGAAAAACCTCCATGGTGAAGAAGATTCGTATTAAACTGGAGATTGATATCAATCCACCCCCGGGCAGTAGACATGAAATCACCTATATAGGATTTCCCTATCTTTCTCCTATTGCTATACAAGATCCCTCATCCTTGTTTGCTGGCAAAATCCATGCTTTACTCTGCAGAAATTATACAAAAGGAAGAGACTGGTATGATTTTCTTTGGTACACGGCACGTAAAACTCCGGTAAATTATCATTATTTAGGACGGGCATTGCACCAATCAGGGCCATGGAAAGGGATGGGTATCCATATTGATCAGGACTGGCTGAGAGATTCCCTCTCTCAGAAAATTAATCAGATTGATTGGCAGGAAGCAGCAAACGATGTGAGAAGATTCGTTCCTATCTTAGAACAACCCTCTCTTGATTATTGGAGTGAAAAGGTGTTCCTTCAGCAAGTGGATAGGTTATAAGAACCAGGAAACTTCAAACATCGAATCCCAACATCCTGCTGATAGTATTTGCTCTTAGACCTTTAATACCACCTCACTCAGCTTCCCTCGCATGCAATATTCATCAGTGCATCCCTTGCA
This sequence is a window from uncultured Sphaerochaeta sp.. Protein-coding genes within it:
- a CDS encoding nucleotidyl transferase AbiEii/AbiGii toxin family protein, which translates into the protein MIEQRMATYSISSEIEEMQALREITQEVVLASLGRAGFFQEAIFQGGICLRIFHGLNRFSEDLNFSLMEPNPNFAWQSYLKKVIADVASFGYDMEISDRHSTDSTVRLAFLKDDAVGKVLQLNYVGKTSMVKKIRIKLEIDINPPPGSRHEITYIGFPYLSPIAIQDPSSLFAGKIHALLCRNYTKGRDWYDFLWYTARKTPVNYHYLGRALHQSGPWKGMGIHIDQDWLRDSLSQKINQIDWQEAANDVRRFVPILEQPSLDYWSEKVFLQQVDRL